The Xiphophorus couchianus chromosome 3, X_couchianus-1.0, whole genome shotgun sequence genome segment TCTTGTTTTGTGtgaattaattatttgttgTGATTTACATATAATGCTTTTAATGATGGAATGTAAAACATATGCAGATTGTGTATGTATGCAGGTTAAAAGTGTGCAGGTTGCTGCAACAAGTAAAACATTAGATTatagtgcttaaaaaaaataaaggcacACACAAGTTTCCTTGGTTCTCCAGTTTGATTCTTCATAAATTTATAACAACAATTGGACATTTGTGGGATTTTTAGAGTTTTGGCTTCAGTGGTTTGTGCAACTTTCTGTACCTTGAAAGGTATACCTTGTCTCACAGTTCAGTACAGTGATGCTTTGTTACTGCTCAGCACACTCCCACTAGTTAACTCTGGATTTTCCACTCAAGTCTTGCTTCtttctgatcatttaaaaacttgGTTTGGCAAGCTTTTCAGTTACAATTCAGGGCTGTGTTTGTAATATCAATGTtagaaaattctgttttaactATGTAAATGTGTATACATGACAATTGCATGCAAAATCTatcaaaattttatgttttgaactATAGCATAGTTATTACTCAGTGTAAtattaatatgaaataaatcaacCTCTATCCAGTGAcatattattttctgcttattAAACTTTGTTCAAATTACAGTCTGTTTAAAGAAGGTAAAGACTTTCAAAGAAGATGTCTACTCTAGTTTCCAAAACAGCTACACAACTGTGGTGCAGTATTTCATGGCAAAACACTACCCAACAAATACACTTGTCATAAATGTGGCTGATGTAAAAATACCTTATCTGAAGAGTGTAAAAGGGAACTCTGTGAATCTGGAGCGAACAAGGAccaaaaagtattcatatgatcagaaaaaaattgcTAGCAAcgtaaacacattttaaaaaaacatatagatctgtaataataatgattttccttttttcatctGTAGGAGAGACCTGCCAAAGTCACCTCCAACAGCATCTCCTAAGAAGTAAAGAGgaaatacataatttttttgtataacaGTTTTCCAAAGGTTATACAACATCCCTGCAGAACAGCCATTGCAATATGTTAATTACCCTCGGACTTCTCTTACTTCTAACCCCATTCCCCTCCTTTCAAACCACGACCCTTGACAAAAGAGATGCTGTAGGAAGCAATGTGACCAAAGCCAATACTGTTTTAACCTTCTCAAAACCAAAAACCACTGCTGCTCCTTCTAAACAGAGTTTGAACCCCACCCTAAAGCCAAACACTGTCACTGTGACAATTTTACCCACTGCAGGTTCCAACCAAAAATCAGAAACCAATGCTGCAACAACCACCAAAAGCAAACTCAGTGTTGCAGTTGTTCAAACCACTCCACCATCACCAGCAAAGGCTCCTAAAGCCACTGACACCAAcaccaacagaaacaaacacaaagtcaacCAGACAGCTTCAGCTAAGCTTCTGTCACTTAGTGAAGAAAAAGCCAACAAAATCAAGCCTGAACCTACTGGAGTTCACCAAGACCAGTCAACTATCACAAAGCTTTTCTCAGACAGTCATTTGAAAAccagcagaaacaaacttcaGCAATCTCACAATCAAACTACATCATCAAAATCTTCTTTAAGCAGTAATGAGAAGAATGCTGAGGATAGGTCCAATCACAATGTTCCTTCTATACTTCCCAGTGGCAGTAAGCCCACCAAAGACAGGGCTGCAGCTGGTAACCAGACTGTTTTTGATATTCCCCTCACCACCGGTGATGAAAAGTCCAAAGACAAGTTAACTCCAAATGTTCCGTCTTTACCTGCCAGTGGTGGCAAAACTTCTAGAGGCAAGACAACAGCCTCTGGTAACCAGACCATTGCTCATCACCCTAAAAGTGATGAGAAGTCCGAAGACAAATCAACTCAGAGCTTTCCGTCTTTATCTACCACCAGTAAAACTACAAAAGTCAAATATACAGCATCTACTAATCAGACAACTTTTGATAATTCTCCTCCTAGTGGTGATAAAAAGCCTAAAGATACATCTGCTTCAAATACTCTGCCTTTACCTACCAATGGTACTAAAGCTACCAAAAATAAGCATAAAGAGTCTGGACATCAATCAGTTGTTGGTATCCACCTCCAGATCAATGATGAGAAGGCCAAAGACAAGACTGGTGAAAGAGCTGGGGGTTTcaataaagataaagaaatggGCACCACTACTATTACTCAGACTCCTTTAATCCAAGCAACCGGCAAAGACAGTGTTGGTCCTTCACAGCCCCTTAAAGTGGTCATCAGTTTCAATGGTGACTGGAGCCACACAAAGGAACAGGAGCTGACATTAAAGCCTGGTGCTCCACTGGTGATGACACATAGCATCAACCTGCTACCTGGTGGGTGTACAGAGGGATGTGAAGCTGAGATGGCTGCTCTGAAAGGACGCCTGTCCCGACTGGAAAGAGAGATGTCCCTTCTAAAGGAGAAATGTAACTATGCCTTACCAGTATTTTAAATCTAACATCAGACAATGCAGACTGGGTTTAATAattctgcttcttctttttgccAAACAGGTCCATGTTCTGCAAATTGCCCAAATGACTGTAGTGGTAAGGGGAAATGTGAGAAGGGGAAATGTATTTGCCATAAAGGATTTACAAGTCTTGACTGCAGTAAGTGTGCAAAAGATGCTGAGTGCTTTAAAGGTAAGAATACATTTGCTATGTTtccaatgtttattttactccaCCTCTAACtaactttaaacttttcctGTCCACAAGACAATAAGAAGGATTCAAATACAACTACTGAATCTATGAATGACAATGAAAAAGAGGCCCGTGGAGAAAAACCAGAGATCAAAAAGTTTCCTCCAACAACAAATCCACAAATCGCAAAGGAAGAAAGACCAGAGAAATTACCACCCCAAGATGATCCACGATCAAATGTAACACTGAGTAATGAGAATAAAACcaacaacacaaaaagcaagaatgaaaacaaaaacaagtctgTTGAGCTGCCCAACACGAACAAgaatcaagaaaataaatccacTGGCATAAACCGAATTTCAACATGTGCATCAACAAAGGACAACAACAAAGTTCTAGAGAACAATACAACAATCGATCACTGCTCCAAAAAACTTGGAGGTTTAGGATCAGTGAAGGCTGTGAATATCTCCACCTCTAGCTTCACTATCACGTGGTTGGCGCCACAACATATGTTCAAGAATTTCACTGTGGTCAGAAGAGAGCCTCGCACGGACAGTGACACTGATGAGAATGAGGGGCTTGGAGAGGAGATTGTTGAAAGAGATTGGATGTCTGGCACTAGAACCTCAACTGAAGTCCACAGTCAGAGCACCAATACAACTATCTCCTCTGGTAAAAGTGTTGAATCTAgaagtaaaactgaaactaaGAGGATCTCAAGAGTGGTGCCTGGCAGCGCACGATCCTTCAAGTTCAGTAATCTCAAGGCAAACACACGTTATGTGGTCCATGTATTTGGCTCTACAGCAGACAGAAGATCCAAGATTCACAGAGTTACAGCAACCACAGGTGAGATATAAAATACgagaaacatgttttcaaatgGTTTCAACACTCTCAAAATAGTTTTTGCTAAGAAGTTAACAGTACAACACTAATCAATGAATAAAACTACTTGTTTCTATTCCCAGGTCCTGAGAAACCCACAGAACTGGTTTTTAGTAATGTAACAGAGTCCTCTCTGACTGTTTCTTGGACCAAACCAAACACCATATTTACAGGCTTTAGAGTAACATACATCAACATTTCAACAGGTTAGTCAAACCAACTTTATAGACAAAGatattgattaaaacaaaagaacataGTCAGTATATATAGACAGAAACCCTGCAACATTGGTTACAGACTTGATAGAGAGATAAATGTAATACGATGCTTGTGTTCATGTTGTCAGGAAAAAGCCAGTTTGTGTCTGTGGACTCTCACCAATCAAGTGTTGTTCTGTCTACCTTGTCTGCTGGATCATCCTACATTATCAGTGTTACCACAACCAAAGGAAGCGCTCAGAGTGATGAACTCACTTCAGTTATCACTACAGGTATTGTTAAAGAAGTTCACCCAGTACACCTGGTGTACAAGAAGGTCAATTAATatgctgtgaatattttttttttcatagtacCTGCTCCTCCAACACATCTCCAAGTCATCAATGTGACAGATAACACAGCTATGCTGCGTTGGACACCCAGCCTGGGGAAAGTAGATCGTTTCATTGTTAGCTATGGGTCTTCCAAGAGTGAGTTTGAACTGACAGTaaaaataagtgtaagtatGGAATTGATTGATCCATcaatcaattttgttttgttttgtttgtttgttttgagtaCAGCTCCAAATGTTACAGTAACAGTGATGCTGTCAGGAAATTCAGTGCAGTACCAGCTGAAAGGTTTACAGAGAGGAACTCTGTATAAGGTCAAAGTGCGGACCCAAAAGAACAACCTCCAGAGTATGGGAATATCTACTTCATTTACAACAGCAAATGGTGAGTAGAATAGGAATAACTGAAGACTTTAGAGTTTTACCTTCTTAAACTTAAACTTATGCACTTCTTCTGTTATCTAGTGGTTAAGGCCAGTGAAATTGGTGGTCGGTCTGCAGTGATTGCCTGGAggacttctgttgtttttaacagCTACAGAGTGATCTATCAGATGGCAAAAGAGGAGGCAAAGGTGAGTGATTATCCTCTTTTGATTGGACCAATTTGACCAAATTAAGgttctacaaaaacacaactttccGTGTTAGGAAGTCATCCTGGAGTCACCCATCACAGAGTATAAACTGACTGGCCTGATTCCTTCATCATTCTATTCTGTTGTGGTACAaggagagaaaaatggaaagtATACATCACTTGTCACGTCACAATTCATCACcggtaattatttttttctcactattTAGATTAGTTAGAGCTAAATATTCATAATTCTCTAAGGCACATGTTTCTTTGTCTTCCAGGAAAATTGCGCTTCCCTTTCCCTACTGAATGCTCACAAGAATTGCTAAATGGAGCTCTGGAGTCAGGGGAAGTGACCATCTACCCGCAAGGGAAAGAGGGGCGAGCAGTGAGAGTTTACTGTGA includes the following:
- the tnxba gene encoding tenascin codes for the protein MLITLGLLLLLTPFPSFQTTTLDKRDAVGSNVTKANTVLTFSKPKTTAAPSKQSLNPTLKPNTVTVTILPTAGSNQKSETNAATTTKSKLSVAVVQTTPPSPAKAPKATDTNTNRNKHKVNQTASAKLLSLSEEKANKIKPEPTGVHQDQSTITKLFSDSHLKTSRNKLQQSHNQTTSSKSSLSSNEKNAEDRSNHNVPSILPSGSKPTKDRAAAGNQTVFDIPLTTGDEKSKDKLTPNVPSLPASGGKTSRGKTTASGNQTIAHHPKSDEKSEDKSTQSFPSLSTTSKTTKVKYTASTNQTTFDNSPPSGDKKPKDTSASNTLPLPTNGTKATKNKHKESGHQSVVGIHLQINDEKAKDKTGERAGGFNKDKEMGTTTITQTPLIQATGKDSVGPSQPLKVVISFNGDWSHTKEQELTLKPGAPLVMTHSINLLPGGCTEGCEAEMAALKGRLSRLEREMSLLKEKCPCSANCPNDCSGKGKCEKGKCICHKGFTSLDCSKCAKDAECFKDNKKDSNTTTESMNDNEKEARGEKPEIKKFPPTTNPQIAKEERPEKLPPQDDPRSNVTLSNENKTNNTKSKNENKNKSVELPNTNKNQENKSTGINRISTCASTKDNNKVLENNTTIDHCSKKLGGLGSVKAVNISTSSFTITWLAPQHMFKNFTVVRREPRTDSDTDENEGLGEEIVERDWMSGTRTSTEVHSQSTNTTISSGKSVESRSKTETKRISRVVPGSARSFKFSNLKANTRYVVHVFGSTADRRSKIHRVTATTGPEKPTELVFSNVTESSLTVSWTKPNTIFTGFRVTYINISTGKSQFVSVDSHQSSVVLSTLSAGSSYIISVTTTKGSAQSDELTSVITTVPAPPTHLQVINVTDNTAMLRWTPSLGKVDRFIVSYGSSKTPNVTVTVMLSGNSVQYQLKGLQRGTLYKVKVRTQKNNLQSMGISTSFTTANVVKASEIGGRSAVIAWRTSVVFNSYRVIYQMAKEEAKEVILESPITEYKLTGLIPSSFYSVVVQGEKNGKYTSLVTSQFITGKLRFPFPTECSQELLNGALESGEVTIYPQGKEGRAVRVYCDMETDGGGWTVFQRRTNGKTDFYRTWSDYKAGFGNLSEEFWLGNELLHNLTSIGPVSLRVDLQSGNDTAYARYTNFSVASEGRNYTLTVSGYTGTAGDSMKYHNGRPFSTRDKEPDPLGIHCAKAYVGGWWYKNCYKVNLNGLYGMNSNNQGIVWIDWKGKDSSIPFSEMKFRPSRFSPATHG